The DNA window CCGAAACGAGATTAGCGTGCCGATCAAGACCGAGGTACCTAGAAACCAGGTAAATATTTATGGCAACGCAGAAAACCCAAATATAATTTCGTTCATGTTTCAATCATGGGAGTACACATAAAAGATGAGGGAATACTTCCATGAGATCTCCACCGTAATTTTTACAACGGTCACTgggaacaataaataaatatatacaaaGTACGAGTATGGcacagaacatcgactctttcgaacaactcacgacccgaatcggacgtctgcggatgagaagatgtggtcccacaccggctttgactatcttcgtcgcttacgctccaacatcaagctacgaagaagaagaagtcgaagctttctatatggacctggagaagttctaccgagaagatcatgccttttacaaggtcataattggcgacttcaacgccaaagttggcccaagaagaacgccggaggaacttcacatcgggacccacggcctacaatggaatgaccaggggagaggctttccgagttcatcatgacgactaagaccatccatgggaactcgcaattccagaagccctcctctctacgctggacgtgggagtcacccggtggagggtaccgtaatgagatagaccacatcatcgtcaataaaaggttctgcctgacggatgtcgctgttgtaccaaagttctatacgggatcggaccatcgcctcctccgaggaagattttctttcacgcggagagcagagaaagccgccaagttcagcaagagaaatcccagaactaccatcaactgggatctcttcgctacgttagccggcttttgggaagattccgcaatggacaacatcgacgaggaatacgaccggcttgtcaaacaccttcatgactgcgcgaagaaggctgagagtattaaaacaaccaagagacgcctgtctcttgaaactcttgagctgatacgccagcgtggagcagcacgagccgcagggaaccaagagcttacgtccgagctcgcaaggctttgcagagaggcgataaagaaagaccttaaagagagaagagcagaagtgctggctgaagcagcagaggcgggaaaaagcatccgctatgcccgccgagacttcgccagtcgcaagacaaggatgacagctctccggaacccgaagggaacaaccattgcatcgagaaggggaatggagaaaatcatctacgacttctactctgatc is part of the Necator americanus strain Aroian chromosome V, whole genome shotgun sequence genome and encodes:
- a CDS encoding hypothetical protein (NECATOR_CHRV.G19107.T1) — its product is MVRSRIELWYNSDIRQAEPFIDDDVVYLITVPSTGYLGLDRHANLVSDSLYRTLVEKRIHTSDIGGTAKTSEVIASVLEFIEKEMEGMRFRS